The Cottoperca gobio chromosome 15, fCotGob3.1, whole genome shotgun sequence genome segment CTGTACACCATTCAAGGagtttattatttaatgtttaacattttgaagCCTTTGGTTGTTGTAATCTGTTACCCTGAGGACACACCAGATGTCAGAAACCCTCCAATGTGCTGTGGTATACCGGTTAAACTACAGAATTCCCTGAACAATGCTTTCCAAGCGGGTAAACTGTGAAGCGGCACAAATCAAGGAGCAATTTCGACGTAGATATTCATCCTGACAGCTGCACTGCTTTGGGTggatacaaaaaaagaagaaaatcccTTTGTCGGCATTTCagtgacattttgcaggtgCATCAATAATGCCTTTAATGTGCTGCTTTTGGTTGAAGATAGCAAGTGCGATCATATGGGTGTTAAAAAAAGATTGTCCCAATTTTCCTGACAAAACTTTCCACACCAACttctttctctatttattttgcACAAAATACTGAGCGACACAATAGAAAGAACACCATAGAAAACAATTGCAAAAAATGTGATGCAGGCCTATATTCAGCTGTCAAACAAACGTCTTCCTTACACCAAGTGGCATAATGACAAATAGAAGATGCGGACACAATCATTTTGGATTGGGGCCAGGGGCAAAAAACTAATATCCTAGTAAAAGCACCGCCTCTTTTTCTTGAACTTACCTTCTTTTCATCTAGCAGCATCATCACTTTGAAGAGGAGGACATCGTTGACCACAACCTCTTCATTCTTGTACAGGATTTGGAAAGTTTTGCTGCAGATGACATCATCTTGGACTGAAGCAGGAAACGCCAGATCAGAGCCTAGACAAAAGCCACAAGGATTAGCAGTGCTattatgaaaaataacaatTGAAGGATTATAGCCAACCGGCCTGCTTTAGAATTGTTCTGTATAAACTTTAGAAACGTCTGATCTGGTGTTGCGAACAGGAACATTAGTATGTCAGGTGTTGTTACACATGACTGACAGTtcaaagatggagagaaatcTAGATGGATTTTGTAGatccaaatataaataaagtcataaatgaGCAAATCTACAAGTAATGATATTCAGTATAGTGCCAGGAATTATCCGACAAGGTATATCATAATAGCTCTGCATTGAAGATGGAAGTATAGTGAAGTGCTGTTTCCTTGTCTACTCTATGGAGCAAGGTTTTCAAAGCCATAacaatggaaaacaaaacatttaagcaTTAAAATGACATCCCATGATTCTGTTTATTTATGAAACAAAGAATTGAGTGCTTTGTGCAAAATGAGCAGGGCAGGTCTCTAAGCAAGTGTGTGAGGCATATGCACTAAGCCttagagaaacacagagaacaagGAGTGACCTGTAAGATAAGCCAGTGCCTTACCAGCTAACAAAGAATAAGTAAACCAAATCTGCAAATAACAATAACTATTTTCCCTAAAACAGTGCTAATATCTGAGAGCTGAAGAATTAGCATGACTTATTAGTGTCACCTGGGTTTACAGGGAAACAACAAGCTCTCCGATAAGAAAAGATGCAGTGTGTTACTTTATGTATACTGCCAGTTACCGAAATATTACTTTAATGGCTTTAATTGGAGGTTTGATGGGAAAGGATCAGGTCTTATGGCTGACCAACTGTATCCACAAAGGGTATGTGAAggaaaaatattatattgtgCACATCTTCAAAATAGTATTTACCTCCCGGGTGAAGCAGACTGGTCTCAACTTTGTGTGGGACCCGGGGTGGCACCTTCAGACCGGCACGAATCTGGTAGAACCTGAAAATGCAGATATGTTGTATTATCTCGGTGCGGAGCATCATGAGAGGCTTGGTGGAAGGGGAACAAACCGCAAAGGTTAGCAACAAGTGCCTCTACTTGTAAAGTGACACTACAcctttcataaataaataatgagcaCTTTCTTTTGCAGTCACTCATGTAGTAAACCTGAGCTCTTAAAGCTCTGATGAGCCAGGAGCATGAAGCAGGACTGTTATCTCAGCAAAGTGAAGCATCATCACACTGCTGCTGTAAAAAGAATGTCCAGATGTTAAACACTACTACagtatttgttgtttgtgttaatttatgttttatttgacaaaatatTGTCGACAGTATGTTAATTTAAACAGTTTCAATTCCACAGAGATAGTTTTCCCATCCTACTATCTCTGCAGCACTACGGTAATCAAGATTCAAACTTAAATTAAGTGGGTCAGAGAAGCTCCTTCACACCTGTGCCTGTGAGGTATACTGTACTGCAGCGCTGAcaacttaaaaaatgtttttagtttagcttgtttactggacactttttaaaacactgcGCTTAAAACATTTAGCGCTCCCTTGGATCTTTACCTTCAACATGCACAGTGTTGCATAAGAGAACCAACCATCATCTTCACAGAGGAAAGGTTAACTTATAAAAAGTATAATCGAGCACTGTGTAGCACATTCTATGCTGTCTGTAAAAAGAGATTGCCAACTGTCCTAGCCTGACAGAATACATCCTGGTCCCCTTCTACCACAAGTCCCTTCAAAGCAAAGAATACCATCACATCTGATATTTTAATTAGAAAGGCAGACTTGTCTGTAACATATGCTtagaaaaaaattatatttggGAAAGCATTAATGAATTTCCACCTGCTGGAAACACATGGCAAAAAGGAGTAGAATATTATGTACATGTAGAAACAATGAGAGAACACTGACCCTCTTTGGAACAGGTCCACATTGTAGAACTTGTGGAGCTCCACAGAGAACTCCACTGTGGCCTGGACTTCAGTCATCTTGGTCTCTACAGGCAGAGGTGCCTTATATCATCTGGGATACACCTGTAGGCCTACAGGTAGAAATAATCAAATTAGTCATTTCAGCCctaagactttttatttttatatattaggTATCTGGGCTAAAGCAAACAGGCTTTTGTAAAACTTTCTTTCTACTTGGtgcaatacattatttatattagaGCCATTACTAAATAGAAGACTAGAAATGATCTCCCAAGTTAAAGCTGAGGCCAAGCCCTATGATGTTCAAAAATCAGAAGGcaacaattaaaagaaaacatcaggaGTAGTCGTACAGTCAAGACCAAGCCAAAGAATATGTAAGATTTTGATGATGGTCAAGTTTTATGGGGAATTATTACTTGGGAATGAGGCCTATCTTTGGCATAGGAGGCATCCTATCCTCTGGGCCTAATTGGTACAACAATTATAGTATTAGTATGACATTGGAAAccattgcaaaaataaacataGACATACTTGTCATTTATTGCACACATTTTTAGCTCAAGATTTATTTTAGACCTAATTAAAGAAAAGGCCATGTAGTTGTTTTTGGCTGTAGTGGGGGCAAAGTTAAACTGGCAAAAACAATCATACAGACGGTCCCTAAATTAGTAATgtatgaaatgaataaatcatcCATTGGACGACAACAGGCCATTGTGCTCATGCCAGTGAAAACCAATATGAGCCATGATGAATTTGACCTGGTTGACACAGAAGCCTGATGCAGAACAAATAGTGCCAGGTTATGTTAATATCTAAATGCATCCCTTCCTGGAAGAAGTGATCTTTAAAAGCTGtcaagttaaaaacaaattaaaactggGCACGACACAGAAGACATACGAGGACACCAATTAGCTGTCCCTGATGCATTTATGTTTCAACTTTGGTATCATTAACCTATACCAAGACCTTGAAATAGCCACAtaaacattctttttttacagaaatTGACGCAAATTATTAGTTTGACATACAATTCAGCAGCTCAGTAATAGGGCTGAACAATTATTTGAAATTTTGTTGAAATCGCAATAGGAGGCAGAATATTTGTTGAAggcaaaatgtgtgtgaattaaatattatcgtgctgcagagatgtccctGGCCTACACGTCATATTCCATAGACTTaagaaaacatctttgtttggtacagatcccttcaaaaaaaactaaatgaaacaaaatgatcgcaattagatattttttcaaaatcactCAGCCCTATTCAGTAATATTAAATCAAGCAACCATGTACAATTTATGCCAATATAAATGATTCATTCATATCAAAATAATGACAGCTGCTTTTGTTGAGCCTTCTTTGTAACAAAACTACAAGGTTTACAATCATAGCATGGGTAGGCCTGGGGAGAAACGTCATTGTTAAACCTATACAATAGACAGACAGTTCCCCAGTGTGTAATGCAGAGATGTGTAAATGTTTACACTGCAAAGGAGCAAATTTACATTAGGTTTAACATTACAGATGTGTGGTCCAGTGAAGGTCCGATGTTGAGTTTAGGGGTGGTCAGAGCAACTGGTGTATCAGGTTTAGTCTCAGAGCATTGTCTGAAGATGTAACACTACACTTATAAAAGGCtaataatatagataatataaaaAGGTGGAGAAAGGATTTAACCTACTGGGAATGCTGACATGTTCATGCCAATAAACCAACAATCAATGAGAGCTATCGGCTGAAACGTTTATTTATAAActtatttaaatacaaactataaTTGAATGTGCAAAACGCCACAACCCAAAAAAAATGCGACATTTCCCAAAAAATCCGGGAACGATTACTGAGAAGGAAATGTAACCGTCACTTATGACAATTCAAGTCAACCACCCACCTCGGAGAAAGTAAATTAAACGTCTaatcttaataaaaaatatatatgataagGCCTTAACATAAATCGACGgataatttctttctttaaaaaaaagaaaaaggggaacCTTTACGTCACCAgctaaaacacaaaactgatACAGACCAGTTTCGAAACAGCTGTTAAAGCTATGACTTGGCGACATGGTTTTGGTGCTATTACTAGAGAGAGTGAGGTGGTAAAGGTCCCTGGTTAGTGGTTAGAATCTCGGCAAGGGTATCTTTTGGGGTTACAAGTGGTAAGCtaccaaaacaacattttgccaAGGGCCCACAGAAAATTAGGAACGATCCGACAAAactacataacataacatattttaacagacaaaagacaaaaactctAACTTGATAGCCAGTTAGCCAACGGTAACAGTTAGCGTAACGTTAGCCACCCCTCTAGCAGTTGTCACAGGGTCTAACATTAGCAGCAAAGGCAAGCTAACGCTACTTACCATTACGTTggcaagctaacattagctagctaaccAACGTTAGCTCCAATTTCAGTCCTCTCGTCGTCCTTTCACTGTGAATTGCTGACagaaaacactgtgtgtgttgactatTCACTTCCTAGTCCGGCTAGCGTTATAGGAGAAAGGCCCTTAAAATTATACAAAAAGTTGACTGGCCATGTATCTCTCTGAACAGTGCTGTTTGCTAGCCTTCGGCTAACTGCACAATCTGAAGGGCTGACAGCAAGAGCAGCTCCACCTGCGCGCTTACGAACATTTAACTGCGCGTTACTGCACATACCAGAGGCGTAGTTGACGCACATGCAATATTGCTACCTGTAAATTGAACATTGAAGAGTTGGATACATGTAATTATGATGAGAATggtattctaataataatactaattattattattattattattattattattattattattattattattattattattattattattattattagtattattggtattattggtattattatatCCCACTAATGCTGTCAAACATCTAAAGTTATGTCCTTTTACATTTCTGGTGGAGGTTTTTCATACAAGTTAAACATATTCTTAAAAGATTATACAATTcgttttaatcatttaaatatgtgcctGTAACATGTAAGGGGAGAAGGAATATGATTTAATTTACCATCCTTCATAATTATACAGAGGATATATGggatacagtatttagtatcaAGTGATGATGTActttattatgttatgtttttgtgctgaaatactgtttatatatatttatgttatgtatCTTCATTTAACATAGTTGTAGGCTATTGTTtacatttaagtgtttgtttgtatattgTTCTCCATATGACGTTTGACTAATTCAAAATGAATAAGAAATCTATGCACATCTTGTGAGACTGTATGCCActcgttatatatatatatatttgacttaaCACAACCTGCCAGCAAAATTGGACTTTACGCTACAGTTTGTCCCTTTGAAACATTTTACACAGCAGGATATGTGGAGCAAATGTGAGGGAGGGGCGTTAATGTACAATCAGcagtttcattttttatttccttgcATTGACATTTCcaaattcttaaaataaaattccCTGTGAATAGATTAGGGGATTCCTGGTAAAGCATTAACATAGATTCTGGATGTTATCAATACAATGAAAAATACAAGTTCTCCATCTTTTTAAGGAATTGTGTCTGTAAAAAAGGACAATAATTATTTAACAGAACAAACACGTCTTGAAAAGATTCTTAGTCAGTGTCTCTAGATTATTAGTTTGGACTGCACTGGAAACAATGCTGTCTGAATACAGTGCAACCAAGATCACAGAGAATGTGGATCCCAGAATTGTTAAGCAACCACATGGCAACATCTTTTTCATAGCTAACGTCCTTGGAATGACTTATATTTAAGAATCAATAGGACTACAAATGTGGTACAATTCTGAGAATGTGAACTTGAagaaataattaacattaaatctAAGGTGGGTGCAGGAGAACTCCAGTGGAATGTAAAGTTGACACTGTGGAGACTGTTGACTCACTCCCCCAAATAAATGACAGCGGTCAAGCCTATAAGAGACCCCTCTCTGTGACCTGAAGGTTTTCACTCCTGCTGAGGGAGCAACTATCCAGGGTCTTGTTCTCCATCTATAGAAATATCGAGCAGcaggtgttttcttttccatttccaGATCAAGCTATGAAATGGATGGAGGCAAAAGGTAAATCATTTACGTATTAGTTACCTTGTGAGTAATGTGACATGTCATTTATAGCAATACTGGTAGTTTTGATAAAGCCATaatgcaaacaaatacatgCCTAACTCAGACTGTATgtgaaggttttttttgtgtgattaCATTCCAGAAATATCCTTCTGTACTCGTTGTGCTGCTGCTATATGATCCCACGATATACCTGCACAGTACTTCATTCTCAGAGTAAGTGGTGATATAATGCAAACATATAAGTTCAGTGCAGTGCATTGCTGCAACGGTGCGTCGTGTTCACTTGCATACCAATAATCAGTATCTGTCACTACATACTTGTGCAGTATTTCTTATGTATAGATATGCAAGGAGGTCTATGGAGCTGTATCATGTTGCAGAAATGTGTTATAGCTGACAAACTCCGCTAATTGGTATTCATTATCATAAGCCACTCGATATATGACTACATAGTTTATTTTCCTCTACATTGTCTTCCCTCTATACGCACTGCTGCTCTTATCTATATTTTATGACATGTATCCTGCGTGGGTCCGTGTAGCAGCACTAACATTGCTGGGTTAGAGAGTCAAGCTGTGCGCCTGCATATAGATTCTACTGTGCACTGATATACCCGGATACACTGATAAATCGTAAACTGAACAAGCATCAAAGTATAATATAACAGTATCAATTCATATGTCACGTGAACAGTGttagatgtttaatacaatgCTGGCACCCTGCTTGGAAAATGTTGTTGTATGTGAAGCTTTAATTCAACCTTGATAAAGACCTTTAACTTTCTCTCCAGATGTGTAAAAAGCAGGCAAATCTAGAACTTAAGTGTTAAAGAGGAAACCACAAACAGCCAGAGATAGCCTAATATTTATTCAAGGCAGTGGTGCAGCTTTCCAAACACTGAGCTTTTATTCCCtccccacaacacacacagacacacactctccctcttcgATTGCTAACGGGCTGCTTTCTGTTTCTTACTTTCAGCTGTGAGATTTTCACCTCAAGTTGGTATTCATAGGGAGCAGCAGTCCATATGCCCTCCGATCAGCGTCGGGGAGGATCATTTCCCAGGTGGATTCACAAAAACTAAGCAcagtttgcttttttatttgtttgacatttgctCTGCCCATACGAGAAAATAACTACATTGCTTCAGTTCtgcataatgtaaatatatatcacAACACTTACACGTATCATGCAGATGAtatttgtttgtgaaacatagcaacacaaaaaaagtcTATTGTTTGACACTTGAATACAAGCCCTAGTGTCCAAATTATCTTTATAGGAATACCTAAACACCATAATAagaattttaaatatatattcttcaCCATGGAGTAGGATCTACCCAAATTCGTACATGTCTTCTAAGATTATTTTGCATAACCACTCTTTTGTCCCTGTACCCTTAGGCTTTTACATTATGTCTCAGTTTCACATTGCTGAGCTGGCAAGAAGGGGCACTGTTAAAAAGGTTGCTGGATCATTACCTCAGCATGTTGCTTATCAAATAGGCCCAGCATTCAACTTCAGGATCAACACAAGGTAAGCTGCAGGGCGTTAAAGTGGAGTTGCATGAGTGAATACTGACACCTGGTGGTTGAGCTGGTATAACGCCAGGCACCCTGTCCATGGTCCTGAACATCAGAGCCTGGCCTTATCTGCACCATCACATCCCTTCTGTAATACTACTTAAACAATATATGTTGACATGTATGATTTGACCATCATTAACAGGATGATACTGTGCAATTCATGTTCAATACAGACATCATAAATCCTTATTGGAAAGTTGGTTTAATAATAGTCAATCCTTTATATTTCAGATCAGCGTATCCCCTGGGACTGTCAGAGGACTTTGCATTCGTGGTTGTGCTGCGCATGAGTGGCAGTACCATCACTAAAAACTGGAATATGTGGCAAATGCAGGATGTGAATGGCAACGAGCAGCTGGCCGTCAGACTCAACGGGCAGTCTCAATCTCTGGAGTTTACCTTCATGGCGCTGGACGCCGGGAGGCAGACTGTTGTTTTCAGCCACCTGCCTTTTCTTTTCAATGAACAGTGGCACAAAGTTGTGCTGCACGTCAGCAGGCACTCTGTTACCCTCTTCGTAGACTGTGTCACGATCGGTTCTCAGAATTTACCACCCCGACAAAAAGTCAGTCCAGATGGCTTCACGTTAATAGGGAAGCTCAAGGACAACCCAGTGCTAGCAATTCCGGTACGTCTTTTATAGCAACGAGTAGCTGCTGGACAGGGTGctttaaatgcagcttttgCAACCAAAGCAAGACATACGTATACATTTATGATCTCTTAGAATTCTACACAGGGCCGGCCCTAAGATATTGGTGGTCCCAAACAAGATTCTCCACAATGATATGGAGCAACAAGCCAGCCAGGGGAACATCTTTTAGCTGTAAAAGCCCAAATTCGGTGGCCTATGCCACTATTCCATTATATACACTGATCTTATTGCATATTTGAATGAGTTTGCCTACCTTGCAAACATGTAGTGAAATATTGTGAAGGAGAATTAGGCTTCTGTATTCATATTAAAAAAACCATGCCTATTCCTGACTGATCAGAACTTTTGAAATTAAGAATCATTCAAccttatttattgttattattttatttttaattattattaattaaccTATTGACACCTTCACAGTATGCAGTAAAGTTGACCAACTTTCAGAGCCACATCTCAGCATTTCAGCATCAAGAGGATGGAGATTGGCCACTGGTGGAAATTAATCACGTTTCTCAAACACGATACCAAAGCAGGAACACTGCTAGACaacattatttgatttgattttaatttggaTATCTTTTAACTGATTGGATAATCTTCCAAGACATTTAAGCATTCAATAATtcatgaaataaatatacaatatacattttatgaCACTTGATATCTGCAttccaacacacaaacacagtgataAACAATGGTagcctttcctttcttttttgactaaatgtgtgtgatgcCTGTGCATTCAGTTGACTTATGGTTTAGGCTGCATACAAATAGAATGAGCTCATAGTGAATTGTTAGAACTGTCACCAATGTGACAGGTTTTGTGACTAACAAATAATGACCTAATTATTTACcataatttaaagaaaatgttgtttatttttttgttgcatgattgctcctttttttttgtattctttcaCCATCACTTAATTGATCATCCACGTGCTCCACACTTCCTTATTTAGTACATTTTAGGTTGACCTGCAAACGTTTGGGAATCCCTGTGTTTTCTCACCCTCCTGTTTGGTTTGTCTTTGACAAATATGCGGAACTTGTTGCAGGTTCTCGAAGAATACGAGCTGTGCACAGGGCTTAACAATTCTGTAATACCACAGCATGCAGCTCAGGCTCATGCGTTCCAAATAGGCCTATACGGGCGCATGTGCACAATTACGAACGAAAGTGTATCCTGATACAAATTCATGTTTACCAGCTTTGACCACATTAATAACTCATATATACGCGTTTAAAGCCCATAGCAATGTTTCGATAATGAGTCCTGTAACAAGCAACCCCAGCCTACTTTCTGCTTTCCATCGCTGCAGAAAATCCTGAGTTGGCGTTTAGTGGAAACTGCCTCTTGCTATTGGGATGCAGTGACGATACTTGGAGCTTTAACTTGTTGCAGGATTAGGGTGCTACCCTGTACATGTACTATGATGATATTGTGCTAATGTATTATTtgccttcatttatttattaagtttgaaCTCCAGTCGATGCTGATTCACTGCGATGTGACGCGAGACCTGAAAGAGGCTTGTTATGACCTCCCAGCCAGGACATCGGTAAGAAGAATGAATATAACTAAAAAGTATTGGTTTAGCTTGATGTGCCTAAATTGCTGACAATGAAGGGGGattaaaataaagcaacatCCTAATTGTGTGCGTAAATGCAGCGTGTTTGACCAATACTGTAACTTTGTGTCTTATATCGTTGCGCCACTCTTCGCAATATATTTTTGATCATTACAGTGCTTTGTTACGTTTGAAAGTATAGTTTGAATAAAATCATTAGCAGACGTTAAATAACCCGCTGACCCTGTCTATTGGTGGCGTCTGCGCCGTGGCCCCTCCCCGCTGTGTCCCCCCTAGACGAACCTCCAATCCCTTCCTGTAGCCAAACATTGTATGAATATACATGAGCTTCTGATGGCTATGGGATC includes the following:
- the LOC115020261 gene encoding collagen alpha-1(IX) chain-like: MDGGKRNILLYSLCCCYMIPRYTCTVLHSQTVRFSPQVGIHREQQSICPPISVGEDHFPGFYIMSQFHIAELARRGTVKKVAGSLPQHVAYQIGPAFNFRINTRSAYPLGLSEDFAFVVVLRMSGSTITKNWNMWQMQDVNGNEQLAVRLNGQSQSLEFTFMALDAGRQTVVFSHLPFLFNEQWHKVVLHVSRHSVTLFVDCVTIGSQNLPPRQKVSPDGFTLIGKLKDNPVLAIPGRP